The genomic window CGAGACACGTCTGGCCAGGAAACGACAGCATTGGGAACGCATCGCCATCAGCGCCTGTGAGCAGTGCGGCCGCAACCGGCTCCCCACGGTGGAAACACCGACCTCCTTCGAAGAAACCCTCCAACGGGCAGCAAAGGGGGACGATAGTCTTCGCCTTATCCTCCACACGAGCGCCCATCCCAGCCCTCTACCGACCCACTGCAAGTCCCTCACGCTCCTCGTGGGACCCGAGGGAGGCTTTAGTGACGAAGAGGTCACTGCTGCCCTTGATCAGGGCTTTTGCGCCCTGCAAATGGGGCCGCGCATCCTGCGTACAGAGACGGCACCCCTCGTAGGACTGGCCCTGGCACAGGCGCGTTGGGGCGATATAAGCCTGTGATGCTTGCGACCATGGGTGGCTTCTCGTAGATTGAGTTTTTAACTATCGAGACAACGGCATGAGCATCAAACTAGGCGTGGTGATGGATCCCATCTCCGCGATCAGCTACAAGAAAGACAGCACCATGGCCATGCTCTGGGCGGCCGCCGATCGCGGCTGGTCCCTCTACTATATGGAGCCCGGCGATCTCTCCCTGGACCAGGGCGCACCCCTGGGCCGCATGGCCGAGCTTCAGGTGTTCAAAGACCCTGATCACTGGTTCGAGCTCGGCGAGGCAAGCCATCGCTCTCTCGCGGACCTGGACGTGATTCTTATGCGCAAGGATCCGCCCTTCGACAACGAGTATGTCTACGCCACCTATATCCTCGAAGCCGCGGAGCGTCTTGGCACGCTCATCGTCAATCGCTGCCAGTCCCTTCGTGACTGCAACGAAAAGGTGTTTGCCACGCAGTTTCCCGATTGCTGTCCACCGGTTCTCGTCAGCGGCGATACCGCGCAGCTCAAGGCCTTTCATCAAACTCATGGTGATGTGATCTTCAAACCGCTGGACGGCATGGGCGGCACGTCGATCTTCCGCGTCAGGGAGGATGACCCCAACCTCAACGTCATTCTCGAAACGCTCACGGAACTCAACACTCAGACCATCATGGCCCAGCGCTACCTCCCGGAAATCAAGGACGGCGACAAGCGGATCCTCATGATTGAAGGGGAGCCCATCCCCTATGGTCTTGCCCGTCTGCCCATCAAGGGGGAGACCCGGGGCAATCTCGCTGCCGGCGGGTCGGGTCGTGCGCAGCCGTTGTCCGAGCGGGATCTGTGGATCGCGGCCCAGGTGGGTCCGTCCCTGGTGGAAAGAGGACTTATTTTTGTAGGGCTTGATGTCATCGGTGATTACCTCACGGAAATCAACGTCACCAGCCCCACCTGTATCCGGGAGATCGATGCGGCCTATGACACGGACATCGCCGGCAAGCTGATGAACGCCATCGAAAAACGCCTGGCAAGCCGCGGCTGAGGAATGACCACAGCGGTAGCCGATGGCAACGACCGACTCATGCTGGCAGTGCTCATTGCCAGCACGCTGCATGTGCTGCTGATCTTTGGCGTGAGCTTCGATGTCTGGCGCGGCCAGAAAGCGCGCCATCAGGTAGAGGTCACCCTGGTGCAAACCCCCGGCCGGCGGCCCGTGACGGCCGACCATATTGCCCAGGCAGACCAGACGGGGAGCGGTTCCGAAGCCCTGAGAGATCGCGCCTCGGGCGCAAAAAGCGCCTTACCGCAGCCCATTGCCCAGAGCGCTCAGCGCCAGACCACGGCTAATGCGGGACGCGAGAGACTCGCGGCTCCGGCAGTGACGTCCACCAACGGAGAACGCAAGGTCGTCGATCGCAGGGGTGAACAGCAAAACCTGGAGGATCTGCCCGAGGCCGAGAGAGAACTCGCCCGCCTTCAGCAGAAGCTCGCGCAGCTCCAGGCAGACCTCAATGTCCAGCGTCAGCAGTATTCCAACCAGCCCCGGGTGAGACGTCTTACCGCCGTCTCCGCCAGTGCAGCCGTGGACGCCGCCTATCTCGCAGACTGGCGCTCCCGGGTAGAGAGTGTCGGCAATCAGTATTATCCGGAAGCATCCCTGCGCTACGGCATTTACGGGAGCCTTGAAATGCTGGTCACCGTGCGCAAGGACGGCAGTCTTGAAGACATCGATATTTTGCGGTCGTCGGGCTATGCGGTACTGGACGAAGCCGCCATGCGCATCGTGCGTCTCGCTGCCCCCTACTCGCCCTTTCCCGATGAGTTGCGTGCCACGACAGACAAGCTGGAAATCGTGCGCATATGGCAATTCGAGCAGAACCCGCTAAGCTCAAATTAGAGTGATTTTCCTTCAAATCATCCGGCAAGAGACGCAAGCGCAAAGGCATCGCAGGAGGCAAAAGCTTGAAGATATCGAGCAGTGACAGCCTTCGGGACCATTTCCTCCTGGCGATGCCGGGTCTGGACTCGGGGCTTTTCAGCGGCAGCATCACCTATATCTGTGAGCATGGCGAGGCCGGCGCCATGGGTATCGTGATCAACCAGCCCCTGGATCTGTCCCTCGGCGAAATCTTTGATCACCTGGAGATCGACTGCGCGCCCCGCTTTCAGGACCAGGTGGTGCTCGCCGGGGGTCCCGTGCAAATCGATCACGGTTTTGTGCTCCACCCCCGGGGCGAGCAGACCTGGGACTCATCCCTGCGGGTGACGCCCGAGGTACAGCTCACAACCTCCCGGGACGTACTGAGTGCCATCGCTGCCGGCGAGGGGCCAAAAGACTATGCGGTGGCACTCGGCTATGCGGGGTGGTCCGCGGGACAGCTGGAAGAAGAAATTGCCAACAATAGCTGGCTTACCCTGCCCGCGGATAAGCGCATCATTTTTCATACGGCTATCGAAGATCGCGTTGCGGCGGCCGCCGCAGCCCTGGGCATCGATATGAATCTTATGAGTGCAGAGGCGGGCCACGCCTGAACGCAAGCAACGCTCCCCGCCGGATTCTCGCCTTTGACTACGGACTGCGCCAGATTGGCGTGGCCGTGGGCAATTCAGCGCTGGGAACGACGCAACCCCTGGCGATTCTCAGGGCCCGCGACGGTCAGCCCGACTGGACGCAGGTTGCGGCGCTGTGCAAGGAGTGGGAACCGGATCTGCTGCTCATCGGGGATCCCCTGAACATGGATGGCACGGTGAGCGATTTTGCCCAGCGTGCGCGAAAATTCGCCCGCCGTCTGGAAGGGCGCCTGGGCATCGCCGTTGAAATGGTCGACGAACGCCTGAGCAGTTTTGAAGTCAAGCAGCAGCAGAGAGAAGCAGGGCACTCCGGTGATTATCACGAGAGCCCCGTGGATGACCTGGCGGCGGAATTGATCCTGAAGGACTGGCTACGCCAGCGCTGATTCAGCGATCTACCTGCAGGTTTACAGTGTTGGCATGACTGCTCTGGCGCTTGTCGAACATCTTGATGCCCAGACGGACCTCGTTTGCCGAGTCCGCACAGCGGATCGCCTCTTCGGCGGTCACTTCGCCATCACAGTACTTGGCAAGCAGGGACTGATCCAGAGTCTGCATACCCTGCTCCGTGGACTTGGCCATGACCTCCTTGATGAGATGTATCTGACCGTTACGGATGTGATCGGAGATCAGGGGCGAATTGAGCAGCACCTCCATGACCGGCACCCGCCCGTCACCGGTGGCGGTGGGGAGTAACTGCTGCGCGATCATGGCATTGAGGTTGAGCGAGAGATCCATGAGCACCTGGTTATGACGCGCCACGGGGAAAAAACTCAAAATGCGATCGATGGCCTGGTTGGCGTTGTTGGCGTGCAGGGTGCACAGACAGAGGTGCCCGGTTTCCGCGAAGGTCAGAGCCTGGGCCATGGTTTCCGCTGAACGAACCTCGCCGATCAAAATAACGTCCGGCGCCTGACGCAGGGCATTCTGCAAACCCGCTTCGAATGTGTCCGTGTCGATACCCACTTCCCGCTGGGTGACCAGACAGCCGGCGTGATCGTGGACGAATTCAATGGGGTCCTCAATGGACAGAATGTGCCCCCGGCTATTGCGGTTGCGATGACCCACCATGGCCGCCAGGGACGTGGACTTACCCGTACCGGTGCCCCCGACAAAGATCACCAGGCCCCGCTTGGCCATGGCAAGCTCCGAAACAATCGGTGGAAGACCTAACTCCGCAATCTTGGGAATTTCGTCCTTGATACGTCGCAGCACCAGCCCATGCTGCCCCCGCTGCACAAACGCGCTGGCACGGAATCGCCCGTATTTGTCCGAGTGCACGGCATAGTTGCACTCCTGATGGCGGAGAAACTCCTGCTGCTGGGCAGGCGACATGGTTTCCAGAACGATGGCGCGGGTCTGATCTTCCGTCAATCCGTCTTTACCAATGGACCGGATTTCGCCGTCCACCTTGATGGAGGGTGCAGCCCGTGCGGTGATAAAGCCATCCGATGCCCCAGCTTCCACCATCCTGGCCAACAGCTCGTCAATTTGCATCAGCTCCACTCCCCGGTCATTAGTATCAGGCACTCATTAACGCACGATGATTCAGAAGTTCTCCGGCATGCGCGCTTTCTCCCGCGCAACGTCGCGGGAAATCACCCGCTTGTCCACCAGCTCCTTCAGACACTGATCCATGGTCTGCATACCCACGGCCTGACCGGTCTGAATGGCAGAGTACATCTGCGCAACCTTGTCCTCGCGAATGAGATTTCGAATCGCCGAGGTAGCACGCATGATTTCGTGGGCGGCCACACGCCCGCCGGCGGTACGCTTCATCAATGTCTGGGAGACCACCGCCTGAAGAGATTCCGAGAGCATGGAGCGGACCATGGATTTCTCTGCCGCGGGGAACACGTCGATGACGCGGTCGATGGTCTTGGCCGCGGAGGTCGTGTGCAGGGTGCCAAATACCAGGTGTCCCGTTTCCGCTGCGGTGAGGGCAAGACGAATGGTTTCCAGGTCCCGCATTTCGCCCACGAGAATGATGTCGGGGTCTTCCCGCAGGGCACTGCGCAGGGCCTCGGCAAAACCCAGGGTGTCCCGATGCACTTCCCGCTGGTTAACCAGACACTTGCGGCTCTCGTGGACAAATTCGATCGGATCCTCAATGGTGAGGATGTGCTCGTACTTGTGATCGTTGATGAAGTCGATCATCGCAGCAAGGGTCGTTGACTTGCCGGAACCCGTCGGACCCGTCACCAGAACCAGTCCCCGGGGCATCATGCTGATATCCCGAAACACCTGCCCCATGCCCAGGTCCTCCATACTGAGCACCTTGGAGGGAATAGTCCGGAACACACCGCCTGCGCCGCGGTTCTGGTTAAAGGCATTCACCCGGAAACGCGCTACACCGGGAACCTCGAAGGAAAAGTCCGTTTCCAGAAACTCCTCAAAGTCCTTGCGCTGCTTGTCGTTCATGATGTCGTAGATGAGGTCGTGCACCTGCTTGTGCTCCAGGGGCGGCAGGTTGATGCGTCGCACATCGCCGTCGACACGAATCATGGGAGGCAATCCCGCGGAGAGGTGTAAATCAGAAGCACCCTGTTTGGCGCTGAACGCCAGCAGTTCGGTAATATCCATAAGCCGCCCGTACACTCCCCTTTAGACCCGGTGAAAGGTGATCTTTTAAAAGTTGACCCAGTGAAAGCCAGGCAGACAGCACTAGTGTCGCTGCAGCTCAGCTCCGCTACCATAGCGGTATGGACAACGATCTTATTGCCGCCAATATAGCAAAGGTACTCCAACAGGTAAGTAGTGCGCAGGAAAAATACCAGCGCCCGCCTGACAGCGTCCGGGTCATGGCGGTCAGCAAAACCCAGTCCGCCGAGGCCGTGAGAGACGCGGCGGCCGCCGGCCTGACAGATTTTGGTGAAAATTATCTCCAGGAAGCATTGGAGAAAATCAAGAGCTGCGCGGATCTCGCACTGACCTGGCACTTCATCGGCCCCATTCAGTCCAACAAGACGCGAGCCATCGCCGAGCATTTTGACTGGGTACACAGCGTCGATCGGGAAAAAATCCTGCGCCGACTCAGCGAGCAGCGGGACCCTTCTATGGCACCCCTGAACCTGTGTATCCAGGTCAACGTGTCAGGAGAGGACAGCAAGTCCGGCATCACCCCCCGGCAGTTGGCGCCGATTCTGGCCCTGGCCACGCAATTGCCAAATATTCGCCTGAGAGGCCTCATGGCCATCCCCGCACCCGCTGAGGATTTTGGGGCACAGAAGGCAGCCTGTGACAGCCTGGCATCATTGTTTGAGGACGCCCGGAAAGAGCACCCGACCCTGGACACCCTGTCCATAGGTATGTCGGCGGATCTGGAAGCGGCAGTGGCCGCCGGGAGCACCATGGTGCGCATCGGTACGGCGATCTTCGGTGCCCGGCGGTGATGAAGTACCCGGGGGCCAGGATGTATACTGTCGCGCCTTAATTCACAGCTAATCAAGGCATTTCCGTGAGCGAATTTACGACGGCATTTATCGGTGCCGGCAATATGTCACGCAGCATCATCGGCGGACTGGTGGCGGGCGGCGTCGACCCCCGATCCGTAAGCGCCAGCAATCCGAGCAAGGGGCCCCTCGAGGCGCTGGAGAAACTCGGCCTGACGGAGCTCGGCCACAGTAACGTTGAAGTGGTCGGGAATGCTGATGTCGTGGTCCTTGGAGTCAAGCCAAAGCTCATTCAGGCGGTCTGTGAAGAGCTGGCTCCGGTGATTCGCGATGACCACCTGGTGATCTCCGTAGCGGCAGGTGTTACCGCCGACAACATCCACCGGTGGCTCGGTTCGAAAGGCGAGGTTGTGCGCTGCATGCCCAACACTCCATCCCAGATCGGAGCCGGCGCCAGCGGCCTCTATGCTCGGGCCTCCGTGGGCGACGCCAACCGTCAGCGCGCCGAGGAAGTCATGAGCGCCGTAGGCGTGGTCCGGTGGGTACAGGAGGAGCCCCTGCTCCACGCGGTTACCGCCGTCGCCGGGTCTGCCCCGGCATATTTCTTTCAGTTCATGGAAGCCATGATTGCCGAGGCCGGACGTATGGGTCTGGATGAGGAGAGCGCGCGTACACTCTGTGCTCAAACCTGTATCGGCGCGGGACGCATGCTGGCCGAGGGCGATGTGGATGCTGCAGAACTGCGGCGTCGGGTGTGCAGCCCCAACGGCGCCACGGAGCGTGCCGTCGACGCCTTTAGCGCCGGCGGCCTGGACAAACTCGTCAGCAAAGCCATGGAGGCCTGCGCGGCCCGTTCCGAGGAGTTGGCGCAGGAGTTTTCCTGAGTCATGGAAACCCCCGGCGAGCGTCGTCGCCTATGCCTATGCCAATGCCAATGCCAATGCCTGTCAATCACAGCGGAAGACTATGAACGCATTTAACGAAATCACAATTTACCTGGTTCAAACGCTCCTGGGCATCTATCTGCTGATCATGCTCATGCGTTTTGTTCTGCAGCTCTCCCTGGCAGATTTCTACAATCCCGTGTGCCAGTTCCTGGTGCGTGCGACGAACCCTCTGGTTATCCCCGTTCGGCGTGTTATTCCCGCGCGGGGCAGGCTGGACTTCGCCTCCTTCGTGCTCGCGATCGTGATTCAGCTCCTGGGCATTGTGGCCATGTTGCTCCTCAACGGCGTGGGTCTGCCTCCCGTGAGTCTGCTCCTGGCCTGGTCCGCCGTGAGCGTTATCGGCCTCCTGGTGAAGATCTACTTTTTTGCTCTTCTGGGCATGATCATTCTGAGCTGGATCGCGCCGGGTACCTCCAACCCCGCCGCGTACCTTATGTTTCAGATTACGGAACCGGTCATGGCCCCGTTCCGGCGCGTGCTGCCTGCCATGGGCGGCATGGACTTCTCGCCGATCCTGGTATTTATCCTGATCAATATCATTCAGATCGCCCTGCGCAATTTTGCCGCAGGCCTGGGACTCCATCCCGCTCTGGTGATGGGCATCTAAGGTCGGGAATGCACCGTGCAGGAACACGACCTTGGCATTGTCAGTCCCCGTATCGAACGTTTCGAGGAGCCCCTGCACTTTACCGGCGGGGGCAGCCTGCCGACCTATGAGCTGGTGTATGAAACCTATGGCGAACTCAATAGTTCCGCCAGCAACGCCTTACTGATCTGCCACGCCCTTTCGGGACACCACCACGCTGCGGGCTATCACAGCGAGACCGATCGCAAGCCAGGGTGGTGGAACGCCTGTATAGGTCCGGGCAAGCCCATCGATACCCGTCGTTTCTTCGTGGTATCTCTGAATAATCTCGGCGGCTGCCACGGGTCCACGGGCCCGGCTAGTGAGAACCCCCAAACGGGCGAAGTCTTTGGTCCTGAATTTCCCCAGCCCCAGGTGGATGACTGGGTAGATGCCCAGGCACGACTGGCGGACCGGCTGGGTATTCACTGCTGGGCAGCGGTCGTGGGAGGCAGCCTTGGGGGCATGCAGGCCATGGCCTGGTCCCTGCGATACCCCGAGCGCCTGCGTCACTGCGTCGTGATCGCCGCGGCCATGAAACTCAGCGCGCAAAACATCGCCTTCAATGAAATTGCCCGCCGGGCGATCATGTCGGATCCGGGCTACGCCGGGGGCTATTATCTCCGTGAGGGGAAACAACCCACCCAGGGGCTGGCCCTTGCCCGCATGGTGGGTCATATCACCTATCTTTCCGACGATGCCATGGCCTCACGTTTCGGACGGGAGCTGCAGCCGGGGAGCGAAGACGATACGGCGGATGGGGCACCGCAGTTTCAGATCGAGAGCTATCTTCGCTATCAGGGCCAGCAGTTCTCTTCCGTATTCGACGCCAACAGCTATGTGCTCATGACCCGCGCCCTCGATCTGTTTGACCTCGCCGCCGCTTATGGCGGGGACGCCGTTGCCGCTTTCGCAAAGGCGAGCTGCGATTATCTGGTGCTGTCTTTTTCTACGGACTGGCGCTTTTCTCCGGCGCGTTCCCGGGAGATTGTCGATGCCTTACTCGCCGCAGAGCGACCGGTGAGCTACGCGGAGATCAAGGCAGATGAAGGACACGATGCCTTTCTATTGCCCATACCCCGCTACCTGGCGGTGCTCGACGCCTACCTGAAAAGAGTAGAGGTCTGATGCGTCAGGACCTCACGCACATTCTCCGCTGGATAAAATCCGGGGCCAGCGTCCTTGACCTGGGCTGTGGCGACGGGCAGTTTCTGGCACTCATTCAAAAAGAGCGTCGTGCCCGTGTTATGGGCATCGAAATCGACCCGGACGCGATTACCCAGGCCATGAGTCGCGGGCTCAATATTATCGAGCAGAACCTCGATGGTGGTCTTGCCAACTTTCCTGACCAGAGCTTTGACATGGTGGTCATGGCTCACGCGCTGCAGGCGGTGCACTATCCCGACCAGGTTTTGGAGGAGATGCTCCGCGTCGGTCGCGAATGCGTGGTGACTTTTCCTAATTTCGGACATTGGCGCAGCCGCTTACACCTGGCCACCCGGGGGCGCATGCCCGTATCGCGATTCATGCCCTACAGTTGGTATGACACACCGAACATCCATTTCTGCACCGTCCGGGACTTTGAAACCCTCTGTGCGCACCGGGGCATCAAAATTCTCGGTCGGGACATGATCGGCGGCAATGATCAGGGAACCAGTCTCGCGCGGCGCTGGCCCAACCTTTTTGCAACAACGGCGATCTACCACATCAGCCGATGACTTTCAGGAGTGCTGAACCATGAACAAACTCTCCGCCCCTTTTTGCCGGTGGCTCACACCACTTTTCATGCTCTGTGTCGCCCTCTGCAGCGCCGCACAGGCGCAGCTTTCCGAGCGTTTCGGTGACTACGAGCTGCATTACAGTGTTGTAAACACCACCTTTATCGAACCCGAAGTGGCCGCGCAGTATGGCCTCGCCCGGGGCAGTCGCCGGGCCATTATCAACCTCTCTCTGCGGGAGCATTTAGAGGATGGCAGTACCGTGGCCAGAGAAATGGACCTGGATGGACGCAGCTGGGACCTCACCCAGGCACAGGTGGACTTTGACTTTATTGAAGTTCGCGAGGGTCCTGCCCTGTATTACATCGGCGAGTTCAAATTCATCAATCGCGAATGGCGCTTCTTTGATATCAGTTTTACGCCCGAAGGCTCCGAAGAAACTCTGAACATTGATTTCAAACGACAGATGTACATCAATGACTGACGCGGCCTCAGCACCCTCAACGCCTTCCTGGCTCTCGGGAGACATCGTGGTGGCCAGCGGTAATCAGGGAAAGGTTGCCGAGCTCGCACGACTCTTCGGGCATCTGCCCGTGAATCTGCGCCCCCAATCGGAGTTCAGCGTCGTTCCTGCCGAAGAGACCGGACTCACCTTTGTAGAGAACGCCATCCTCAAAGCGAGAGCCGTTGCAGCGCAGACCGGTTTGCCCGCCCTTGCCGATGACTCGGGTCTTGCCGTGGATGCGCTCCGGGGCGCACCGGGCGTGCGCTCGGCGCGCTACGCCGAGGGCCGTGACGGCGATGATGAGGCCAACAAAAGCAAGCTGCTCCAGGCTATGGCGGATACTCCGGACCATGCCCGCCAGGCGCGTTTTCACTGCGTGCTCGTGCTCCTGCGACACCCGGAGGACCCCATTCCTCTTATTGCCCAGGGTCGCTGGGAAGGCGTGATTCTTCGCGAGGCCCAGGGCGAGGGCGGTTTTGGCTACGACCCGCTGTTCTATGTTCCCAGCCACGGACTCAGCGCGGCCGAGCTGGATGCCGCCGAAAAAAATGCCATCAGCCACCGAGGCGTGGCTGCCGCGAGGATGCTGGCGCTCCTCGACGCAGGCTGAGTCCGCCTCCCCTGATGGAAGCACCCCAACTGGGCCTCTACGTGCATCTTCCCTGGTGCGAACGTAAATGCCCCTACTGTGATTTCAATTCCCATGAAGCGTCCGTAATACCGGAAGCGGCCTATATTGATACCCTTATCCTTGATTTACAGGCAGAAATAAACGATCAACGCCGGGAAATAGACACCATGTTTATCGGTGGTGGAACGCCCAGCCTGTTCAGTGTCGACGCCATCGGCCGACTCATGGAGGCGGTAAAGAGCGCTGGCTTGGCAAAGGGGGCGGAGGTCACCATGGAAGCCAATCCGGGTAGCGTCGAGGCGGGCCGCCTCAAGGGCTATGCGGAAGCGGGAGTCACGCGTTTCTCTTTGGGGATCCAAAGCTTTAGCAACGGCGCCCTCCAGGCCCTGGGCCGAATTCATGATGGGGAGATGGCGCGCAGGGCAGCGGCGGCAGCCCAGGGATCCGGCGCAGCAAGCTACAACATTGATTTAATGCACGGACTCCCGGCGCAAACCCTCGGGGAGGGACTCAATGATATCCGCACAGCGCTCGCACTGAGTCCGCCCCATCTCTCCTGGTACCAACTCACCATCGAACCCAACACGCGCTTTTACTCGCAACCGCCAAGGCTTCCCGAAGACTCGATTCTGGGCAGCCTGGAGGAAGAGGGTTGTCGTGTACTTCAATCGGCAGGATATCACCGCTACGAGGTTTCGGCCTGGGCCCGGCCGGGAGAGGAATGCCAGCACAATCTCAATTACTGGCGCTTCGGCGACTACCTGGCCATCGGGGCGGGGGCGCACGGCAAGCTCAGTACGGCGCAGGGCGAGGTCTTTCGCTATGCCAAAACCCGTCAGCCGGATGATTACCTGGCAGCCGGCGGCCGCGAGCGCCGCAATCTGCGCACGCTGGACAGCGCCGACCGCCAGGGAGAATTTATGCTCAATGCCCTGCGCCTTGCCAAAGGATTCAGCCTGACGCTCTTCGAAGCCCGCACGGGTCTCGACGCCGACCGCGTCAGACCCACCATCGACGAGCTCGCGGACCTCGGTTTACTCACCCGGGACGGCGAGCAGGTCCGCACCACGGACCTGGGGCGGCGCTTTCTGGATGATGTGGTCGCTGCTTTCTTTCCCGACTCTCCAGACTTTCCCGACGCTCCCGAAGGGGAGCAATCAACGACGGAAAAAGACTAGGCCGCAGACCCGCGGCGATACAGCAGATCCCAGACGCCATGGCCCAGGCGCTGACCGCGAAGCTCAAACTTGGTCAGGGGTCGTTCTTCCGGGCGGGGTACAAAGCCGCCGTTTTCACCGCTGTTCTCCAGCGCCGTACAGTTATTGAGGACTTCCAGCATGTGCTCGGCGTAGGGTTCCCAATCCGTCGCGAGATGGAGGATCCCGCCGGGGCTCAGACGGCTGGCCAGAAGCTCGGTAAATTCCGGCTGAATGAGACGTCGCTTGTTATGGCGCTTTTTATGCCAGGGGTCCGGGAAGAATATCTGAATGCGCTGGAGGGAGCC from Congregibacter litoralis KT71 includes these protein-coding regions:
- a CDS encoding 16S rRNA (uracil(1498)-N(3))-methyltransferase, giving the protein MLRPRFFTAQTLSEGSTLTLEKEPSRHIAKALRMRAGDSLCLFDGSGIEAHGEISDLDKSQVSVIVKSIQQPTRESPLDTVLIIALSRGDRMDTVVQKATELGVTEIWPMISERTGVRLDETRLARKRQHWERIAISACEQCGRNRLPTVETPTSFEETLQRAAKGDDSLRLILHTSAHPSPLPTHCKSLTLLVGPEGGFSDEEVTAALDQGFCALQMGPRILRTETAPLVGLALAQARWGDISL
- the gshB gene encoding glutathione synthase, translating into MSIKLGVVMDPISAISYKKDSTMAMLWAAADRGWSLYYMEPGDLSLDQGAPLGRMAELQVFKDPDHWFELGEASHRSLADLDVILMRKDPPFDNEYVYATYILEAAERLGTLIVNRCQSLRDCNEKVFATQFPDCCPPVLVSGDTAQLKAFHQTHGDVIFKPLDGMGGTSIFRVREDDPNLNVILETLTELNTQTIMAQRYLPEIKDGDKRILMIEGEPIPYGLARLPIKGETRGNLAAGGSGRAQPLSERDLWIAAQVGPSLVERGLIFVGLDVIGDYLTEINVTSPTCIREIDAAYDTDIAGKLMNAIEKRLASRG
- a CDS encoding energy transducer TonB → MTTAVADGNDRLMLAVLIASTLHVLLIFGVSFDVWRGQKARHQVEVTLVQTPGRRPVTADHIAQADQTGSGSEALRDRASGAKSALPQPIAQSAQRQTTANAGRERLAAPAVTSTNGERKVVDRRGEQQNLEDLPEAERELARLQQKLAQLQADLNVQRQQYSNQPRVRRLTAVSASAAVDAAYLADWRSRVESVGNQYYPEASLRYGIYGSLEMLVTVRKDGSLEDIDILRSSGYAVLDEAAMRIVRLAAPYSPFPDELRATTDKLEIVRIWQFEQNPLSSN
- a CDS encoding YqgE/AlgH family protein, whose product is MKISSSDSLRDHFLLAMPGLDSGLFSGSITYICEHGEAGAMGIVINQPLDLSLGEIFDHLEIDCAPRFQDQVVLAGGPVQIDHGFVLHPRGEQTWDSSLRVTPEVQLTTSRDVLSAIAAGEGPKDYAVALGYAGWSAGQLEEEIANNSWLTLPADKRIIFHTAIEDRVAAAAAALGIDMNLMSAEAGHA
- the ruvX gene encoding Holliday junction resolvase RuvX, translating into MLAFDYGLRQIGVAVGNSALGTTQPLAILRARDGQPDWTQVAALCKEWEPDLLLIGDPLNMDGTVSDFAQRARKFARRLEGRLGIAVEMVDERLSSFEVKQQQREAGHSGDYHESPVDDLAAELILKDWLRQR
- a CDS encoding PilT/PilU family type 4a pilus ATPase, whose translation is MQIDELLARMVEAGASDGFITARAAPSIKVDGEIRSIGKDGLTEDQTRAIVLETMSPAQQQEFLRHQECNYAVHSDKYGRFRASAFVQRGQHGLVLRRIKDEIPKIAELGLPPIVSELAMAKRGLVIFVGGTGTGKSTSLAAMVGHRNRNSRGHILSIEDPIEFVHDHAGCLVTQREVGIDTDTFEAGLQNALRQAPDVILIGEVRSAETMAQALTFAETGHLCLCTLHANNANQAIDRILSFFPVARHNQVLMDLSLNLNAMIAQQLLPTATGDGRVPVMEVLLNSPLISDHIRNGQIHLIKEVMAKSTEQGMQTLDQSLLAKYCDGEVTAEEAIRCADSANEVRLGIKMFDKRQSSHANTVNLQVDR
- a CDS encoding type IV pilus twitching motility protein PilT, with amino-acid sequence MDITELLAFSAKQGASDLHLSAGLPPMIRVDGDVRRINLPPLEHKQVHDLIYDIMNDKQRKDFEEFLETDFSFEVPGVARFRVNAFNQNRGAGGVFRTIPSKVLSMEDLGMGQVFRDISMMPRGLVLVTGPTGSGKSTTLAAMIDFINDHKYEHILTIEDPIEFVHESRKCLVNQREVHRDTLGFAEALRSALREDPDIILVGEMRDLETIRLALTAAETGHLVFGTLHTTSAAKTIDRVIDVFPAAEKSMVRSMLSESLQAVVSQTLMKRTAGGRVAAHEIMRATSAIRNLIREDKVAQMYSAIQTGQAVGMQTMDQCLKELVDKRVISRDVAREKARMPENF
- a CDS encoding YggS family pyridoxal phosphate-dependent enzyme; protein product: MDNDLIAANIAKVLQQVSSAQEKYQRPPDSVRVMAVSKTQSAEAVRDAAAAGLTDFGENYLQEALEKIKSCADLALTWHFIGPIQSNKTRAIAEHFDWVHSVDREKILRRLSEQRDPSMAPLNLCIQVNVSGEDSKSGITPRQLAPILALATQLPNIRLRGLMAIPAPAEDFGAQKAACDSLASLFEDARKEHPTLDTLSIGMSADLEAAVAAGSTMVRIGTAIFGARR
- the proC gene encoding pyrroline-5-carboxylate reductase; amino-acid sequence: MSEFTTAFIGAGNMSRSIIGGLVAGGVDPRSVSASNPSKGPLEALEKLGLTELGHSNVEVVGNADVVVLGVKPKLIQAVCEELAPVIRDDHLVISVAAGVTADNIHRWLGSKGEVVRCMPNTPSQIGAGASGLYARASVGDANRQRAEEVMSAVGVVRWVQEEPLLHAVTAVAGSAPAYFFQFMEAMIAEAGRMGLDEESARTLCAQTCIGAGRMLAEGDVDAAELRRRVCSPNGATERAVDAFSAGGLDKLVSKAMEACAARSEELAQEFS
- a CDS encoding YggT family protein → MNAFNEITIYLVQTLLGIYLLIMLMRFVLQLSLADFYNPVCQFLVRATNPLVIPVRRVIPARGRLDFASFVLAIVIQLLGIVAMLLLNGVGLPPVSLLLAWSAVSVIGLLVKIYFFALLGMIILSWIAPGTSNPAAYLMFQITEPVMAPFRRVLPAMGGMDFSPILVFILINIIQIALRNFAAGLGLHPALVMGI
- the metX gene encoding homoserine O-succinyltransferase MetX, producing MQEHDLGIVSPRIERFEEPLHFTGGGSLPTYELVYETYGELNSSASNALLICHALSGHHHAAGYHSETDRKPGWWNACIGPGKPIDTRRFFVVSLNNLGGCHGSTGPASENPQTGEVFGPEFPQPQVDDWVDAQARLADRLGIHCWAAVVGGSLGGMQAMAWSLRYPERLRHCVVIAAAMKLSAQNIAFNEIARRAIMSDPGYAGGYYLREGKQPTQGLALARMVGHITYLSDDAMASRFGRELQPGSEDDTADGAPQFQIESYLRYQGQQFSSVFDANSYVLMTRALDLFDLAAAYGGDAVAAFAKASCDYLVLSFSTDWRFSPARSREIVDALLAAERPVSYAEIKADEGHDAFLLPIPRYLAVLDAYLKRVEV